The Erythrobacter sp. Alg231-14 genome has a segment encoding these proteins:
- a CDS encoding prolyl oligopeptidase family serine peptidase, with translation MKILKKPLMAAMLGVSALGLSVAAPSETQATSSVPIDVWALRDVVNAVQISPDGEHLLVHINPSREGDYLLQIYKTSDLSTPYRTLAADPMEIISARWVSDNVIVGNAWEIKRETVRRQEDDTRNYATYFYNLERNKFSQVSGNLAIINTLPDEPDSVLVAAADAVADLGVDPFAAFRPRSYYRLNLRTGSQSLVMRGTRKYGNIQFDNQGNPRFAIGQDSDFTVKTYYRKPGDGSWTQFGEVYDQDDHDNLWRFLTGFQGLAHIDQDNPNLGYMIEARNGADKASLWEFNFETGEFGAEVFAAEDADVMAVGTHSIPGNETLAFAQYPGAKWERHWFDEEEKALYEALEQQIPYAHQVSISSRSYDGRTMVVSNRGPRDPGSFWLVKDGQLAKLGSRNPLLNQDALADVEYIRYTARDGMTIPGYVTKPRGEGPFPLVVLPHGGPHVPEVIGYDEWGQLLASAGYMVLQPGYRMTVGWGKAHFDGGYGEHGGAMQDDKDDGALYLVEQGLVDPDRIAMFGWSYGGYAALVATSREDNIYQCAIAGAAVADPAKTYRLGAGRAGRIPRALNDWAERRGTIGINPIEEVEKVNIPLLMVHPEDDSRVLYYHFEDYKKAFEEAGKTGEFVTLEDADHFYRTLMYTHQQQFYTKMLDYLANDCGPGGL, from the coding sequence ATGAAGATTTTGAAGAAGCCTCTTATGGCCGCAATGTTGGGCGTATCCGCGCTTGGTCTTAGCGTGGCTGCACCCTCCGAAACGCAAGCAACATCATCGGTTCCAATCGATGTTTGGGCGCTGCGGGATGTTGTGAACGCAGTGCAAATTTCACCTGATGGTGAGCACTTGCTGGTCCACATCAACCCAAGCCGCGAAGGCGATTATCTGCTCCAGATCTACAAGACATCAGATCTGTCGACTCCGTATCGCACACTCGCTGCCGATCCGATGGAAATCATCAGTGCGCGCTGGGTTAGCGATAATGTGATCGTCGGTAACGCTTGGGAAATTAAGCGCGAAACCGTGCGTCGTCAGGAAGATGACACGCGCAATTACGCCACTTATTTCTACAATCTAGAACGCAACAAGTTTAGCCAGGTTTCCGGCAATCTCGCCATCATCAACACATTGCCGGATGAGCCTGACTCAGTTCTCGTTGCGGCGGCCGATGCTGTGGCAGATTTGGGCGTTGACCCATTCGCAGCATTCCGTCCGCGGTCCTATTATCGTCTGAACCTGCGCACTGGTTCACAAAGCCTCGTGATGCGCGGCACACGGAAATACGGGAACATCCAATTCGACAACCAAGGCAACCCACGCTTTGCAATCGGGCAAGACTCTGATTTCACAGTTAAAACCTACTACCGTAAGCCTGGTGATGGTTCGTGGACCCAATTCGGCGAAGTCTACGATCAAGACGACCACGACAATCTGTGGCGCTTCCTTACTGGCTTCCAAGGCCTCGCTCATATTGACCAAGACAATCCAAACCTCGGTTACATGATCGAAGCGCGCAACGGCGCCGACAAAGCATCGCTGTGGGAGTTTAACTTCGAAACCGGTGAATTCGGTGCCGAAGTCTTCGCTGCCGAAGACGCCGATGTCATGGCAGTGGGTACCCACTCAATCCCGGGCAACGAAACGCTTGCGTTCGCTCAATATCCGGGCGCCAAATGGGAACGTCATTGGTTCGATGAGGAAGAAAAAGCGCTGTACGAAGCTCTCGAACAGCAAATTCCTTACGCGCACCAAGTGAGCATCTCGAGCCGTTCGTATGATGGTCGCACAATGGTTGTAAGCAACCGTGGTCCGCGCGATCCAGGATCGTTCTGGCTTGTGAAAGACGGGCAACTTGCCAAACTTGGCAGCCGCAACCCGCTTCTCAATCAAGACGCGCTCGCGGACGTTGAGTACATCCGTTACACTGCGCGCGATGGCATGACCATTCCGGGCTATGTGACCAAGCCACGCGGTGAAGGTCCATTCCCATTGGTCGTTTTGCCACATGGTGGTCCGCACGTACCGGAAGTGATCGGCTATGACGAATGGGGCCAATTGCTCGCTTCGGCGGGCTACATGGTGCTTCAACCTGGATACCGGATGACGGTTGGCTGGGGTAAGGCGCACTTTGACGGCGGTTACGGCGAACATGGCGGTGCCATGCAAGACGATAAAGATGACGGCGCGCTCTATCTTGTAGAGCAAGGCCTTGTTGATCCGGATCGGATCGCGATGTTCGGTTGGTCATATGGTGGTTACGCCGCGCTCGTCGCGACCAGCCGCGAAGACAATATCTATCAGTGTGCCATCGCCGGTGCAGCTGTGGCCGACCCTGCGAAGACATATCGTCTTGGTGCTGGCCGTGCGGGACGTATCCCGCGCGCGCTTAACGATTGGGCGGAGCGTCGTGGTACGATCGGCATCAACCCAATTGAGGAAGTTGAAAAGGTCAACATTCCGCTCTTGATGGTGCATCCTGAAGATGACAGTCGCGTGCTGTATTACCACTTCGAAGACTACAAGAAGGCCTTCGAGGAAGCGGGTAAAACGGGCGAATTCGTGACACTCGAAGACGCTGACCACTTCTACCGTACCTTGATGTACACCCACCAACAGCAATTCTACACCAAGATGCTGGACTATCTCGCAAACGATTGCGGGCCCGGTGGTCTCTAA